Genomic window (Streptomyces yatensis):
TTCGCCGCGCACCTTCTCCAGCCGCACCGGATCGGCGGGCTCGGTGATGTCGATCGGCAGGTCGAGGTATTCGAAGATGCGGGCGAAGAGGGCGAGGGAGCTCTGCACCTGCACACCGGTGGAGAGCAGGCTGACCGTGGGCCGGAGCAGCCCCTGCTGGAGCGAGACGAAGGCGACGAGCGTGCCGATGGAGACGGCCGGGCCACCGGCCTGGAGGGCGATTCCCGCGGCCCAGTAGATCAACGCGGGCATGGCGGCCATGACGATGCCGATGGTGGACATCCGCCAGCGGCCGGCCATGTTGGAGCGCACTTCCAGGCCCACGAGGCGCTCGGACTCCTCGGCGAACTGCCGGGTGAGCGACTCGGACCGGCCCATGCTGCGGCCGAGGAGGATTCCGCTCACCGAGAGCGACTCGGTGACCATCGCGGACATGGCCGCCATCTGCTTCTGGCGCTGCGAGGTGATCTTCTTGCGCTCGGCGCCGACACGACGGCTGATCCAGACGAACACCGGCAGCAGGAGCAGCGAGACGATGGTCAGCCGCCAGTCGAGCGCGAGCATCGCGACGACGGTGGCGACCACACTGGTGAGGTTGGAGACCAGCGAGGTCGCGGTGGAGGTGACGGTGGCCTGCATACCGCCGATGTCATTGGCGATACGGGACTGCACCTCGCCGGTGCGGGTGCGGGTGAAGAAGGCGAGCGGCATGCGCTGCAGCCGGTCGTAGACGGCGGTGCGCAGATCGTGCATGACGCGCTGGCCGACGGTGGTGGAGATCAGGGTCTGCAGAACGCCGAAGACGCTGTTGACGACGGCCGCGGCGATCATGCCGAGGGCGAGCAGGGTGAGCAGCCCGGTGCGGCCGTCGGGGATGGCGGTGTCGAGGATCTCCCGGAGCAGGAACGGGGTGGCGACCGAGACCAGCGCGGAGGCGGCGACCAGCAGGCCGACCACGGCGAGGCGGCCGCGGTAGGGACGGAAGAGCCGGAGGATGCGCCGCACTTGGGCGGGCCGCTCGGACTCCTGGGCGGACGGGGTCCAGGACGGTGGTGTGTCGGGGTGCATGGGCTCCTTCAGGAGTCAGGAAGGCCGCCGCGGGTGACGGCATGGTCGAGCCGATCGCGGCGGCGCGGGCTTTGAGAGCATAGCTCATTGTTACCTATACTCACAATGAACCCGGTCCTGATAAACTGCGATCATGCCCACCCCCGAGACATCCGGCCTCCTCGCCGAGCAGCTGCTGCGCCTGACCCGCAGACTGCATCGCGCCCAGAAGCGCCATATGGAGCCACTGGGCATCACCCCCGCCCAGTCCCGCCTGCTGCGCACCGTGTCCCACAGCGACCAGCCGCCGCGGATGGCGGACCTGGCGCAGCGCCTCGAGGTGGTCCCGCGCGCCGTGACGACGCTGGTGGACGCCCTGGAGGCACATGGCTCGGTGCGCCGCGTACCGGATCCGTCCAACCGCCGGGTGGTGCGCATCGAGCTCACCGACACCGGGCGGGCGACGCTGCGCGCGCTGCGCGAGGCGCGCCGGGCCGCCGCGGAGGACATCCTGGCACCGCTCAGCGATCAGCAGCGCGACGCGCTGGGCGATCTGCTGAACACCCTCTCCGGCACCCCGGACCACCGCTGCTGAGGTCGCGGTGACGGGCATCCGGACGCAGGAAAAGAGCGGCCGGCCGTGGCGAAAGGGCAGCTGGACGCGGGGGAAGAGCGGCGCGACGCCGTATCACAGCGCCACCCACTTCCCCTGCGCCCACACGGCCTTCAAGCCGTACTCGCCGCGCTCAGGCGGCCAGATGCGCCTTGTCCCCCATGACCACCACCGGGTGCAGCTTGGGGTCGAGGTTCTTCAGCAAATACTCCATACCGGACTTGGAGAGGCTGACACAGGCCGAGGTGCCGCTGCCGTGATCCATGTGCAGCCAGATGCTGCCGCCCTTGCTCTGCCCTTCCGGCCGGGTCTGGTCGAGCGGCGAGGCGCCCTTGACGCGGTTGTAGTCGATGGCGATGACGTAGTTGAAGTCCGTCCAGTGGGACTTGGGCCAGTAGTGGGGCGCCGCGAAGGAGCCGGAGGCGGTGTACGGCAGCCGGGCGCCGGGGTCGGGCAGCACCCCGCCCGCGTCGCTGAGCGTGTAGACCCCGACCGGGCTGCGCTTGTCGCCCTCATGATGGCTCGTCGTCCAGCCGCGCTTGCCGTTGTGCGCCGTCCAACTGCGGGTCCGCTCCCATGCCTTGCCCTGCTTGGTATAGAGGACCACGGTCGCGTCCGCGGAGTTCACCCCTTTGCCGTAGACCGCCACGACTTGCCGGGACTGGTCCGGGATCCGGGACTGGAGCTTGTCCCCCACATCAGGGATACGCGTGGGATCCGGCGCGGGCGCACCGCTGCGCAGCGCTTGTTTGCCCTGGTTTCCGCCCTTGTCACCGCCGTCATCCCCGCCGCCGTCGCCGCAGGCAGTGAGAAGGACAAGGGCCGCGGCGGCCGCGGCCGCCGCGCGCATGGACATCGTGCCGGAGATTCGCATGTCCCCATGGTCCCACCTGCGTAGGACAGTGCCGTATGCGGGATTGGCGTGTTCCGGCCGCTGCGGGGAAAACCAGTTGAATTCCGCACCGTAGGAACGTCAACCTTTCACGTCTCCTACCAGCCCTCCTCAGCCCGCCCGACCTTGGGACGTCATGCACATTCGCGATCTTCCGTATCCCGACCCCGGCCGACCCGACGTACGGTCAGGTCCGCGGTTTCTCTTCTGGCTGGGCAGGAATCAGTTGGGCGGGCAGGTCAAGGCGGCCCTCTGGGGTCTGGTGCACATGGCCGCGCTGGTGTCCTTCCCCATTGCCATCGGCTTCGGTGTGCAAGCGGTCGTGGACCGCTCCGGCTCCCGGCTGGCTATGTCCGGAGCGCTGATGGTGGGGCTCACCGTGCTCACCGCGCTGGGGGACGCCATGCTGCACCGCGCGGCGGTCACCAACTGGATCACGGCGGCGGCACGGGTGCAGCAGCTGCTGGCCCGCAAGGCGGTGGAGCTGGGGTCCGCCCTCACCCGGAAGGTGGCGGCCGGTGAGGTCGTCGCCGTCTCCACGGGCGATGTCGAGAAGATCGGCTGGTTCGTTGAGGCCCTCTCCCGCTTCACGGCGGCCGCGATCACCACCGTCGCGGTCTGTGTGGCCCTGGTTCTCTACCAGCCGGCGCTGGGAGTGGTGGTGGCGGTCGGGGTGCCCGCGCTGGCGCTGGCCGTGCTGCCGCTGCTGCCGCGCGCGGCGCGCCGGGCCGATGAGCAGCGGGAGAAGGCGGGCCGGGCGACCGAGTTGGCCTCGGACACCGTGGCCGGTCTGCGGGTGCTGCGGGGCATCGGCGGGGAGGAGCTGTTCCTGGGCCGCTACCGGCACGCCTCGCAGGAGGTGCGGGTCGCGGCGGTGCGCAGCGCGCGGATGTGGGCGCTGATCGCGGCCGTGCAGGTCGCGCTGCCGGGGCTGCTGCTGATCGGTGTCGTCTGGTACGGGGCGTCGCTGGCGCGCGACGGACGGATCGAGGTGGGCGAGCTGGTCACCGTGTACAGCGCGGTGACCTTTCTGCTCTTCCCGCTGCGGCACTTCGAGGAGATCGCCATGGCGTACTCCTTCTCCCGGCCCTCCGCGCGGCGCGCGGCCCGGGTGCTGGCGCTGCGACGCTCCTCTCCGGGCAGCGAGGGCGCGGCCACCGGGGACGGCGGCGAGCGCGGGGAGGCGCAGGAGACCACTGGGGACGGCGGGGAGCGCGGGCAGGCGCAGCAGACCACCGCGCCGCTCGGCGGGGATCTGTACGACCCGGCGAGCGGGATGCTGGCGCCCAGCGGGCTGCTGACCGCGGTGGTGTGCGGCGACCCGGACGCGGCGGGGCGGCTGGCCGACCGGCTCGGCGGACATCCCACGCACGACGGCCCGGGCGACGGGGACCAGGCCGGGGCACCGTCGGCGCTGCTGGGCGGGGTCGCCCTGGACGAGCTGCCGCTGACCACGGCGCGCGCCGCGGTGCTGGTGCAGGACAAGGATCCGGTGCTGCTGTCGGGGGCGCTCGCCGAGCTGCTGGATGTGCCGAGGTCCGGCGAGGTCTCGGCGGAGAAGGCGCTCGAGGCGGCCCAGTGCGGCGATGTGCTGGACGCGCTGGCGCAGGCGTCGGCGGCCGAGGGGGATGACGCCGGCCCCATGCGCACCCGGATCACCGAGCGTGGCCGCTCGCTGTCGGGTGGCCAGCGGCAGCGGCTGGCGCTGGCCCGTTCGCTGGTGACCGATCCGGAGGTGCTGGTGCTGGACGAGCCGACCTCCGCGGTGGACTCGCACACCGAGGCACGGATCGCCGACGGGGTGCGGCGGCTGCGGGCGGGCCGGACGACCATCGTGCTCACGTCCAGCCCGCTGCTGCTGGACCGGGCCGACCGGGTGGTGTTCGTGCCCGACGGCGCGGCGGCGGGGGTGGGCACCCATCGTGAGCTGCTGGGCACCGATCCCGCGTATCGCGCGGTCGTCACCCGCGAGACGGAGGACGAGGCCGCCGTGCGGCGGGCCGGGCGGAGCGCCGGGCCGGCCGGACCGGGCCTGGAGGACATCGGGCGGATCGAGGAACAGATCGAGGAGTCGGCATGATCGGCGTGGCACCGCCCGGCTATGACCCGGCCGCACCGGAGTCGGCGACGACGCTGCCGGTCGGCACACCCCCCACCGTGCGGGCCTATGTGGGTGAGCTGCTGCGGCGGCATCGGGCCGCGTTCACCGTGCTGATGGTCGTGAACGCGACCGCGGTGATCGCCTCCATGGTCGGCCCGCAGCTGCTGGGGGGCCTGGTCGAGGACCTCTCCCAGGGCGAGGAGGACCTCCACATCGGCCGCATCGTGGTGCTGTTCACGGTGGCGCTGGTGGTGCAGACCGTGTTCGTCCGGATGGTGCGGCTGCGCGGTGCGGTGCTGGGCGAGGAAATGCTGGCGGATCTGCGGGAGGACTTTCTCGTCCGGTCGGTGGGCCTGCCCCCGGGGGTGCTGGAGCGGGCCGGGACGGGGGATCTGCTGTCCCGGATCACCACCGATATCGACCGGCTGGCGAACGCGATGCGCGAGGCCGTGCCGCAGCTGGCCATCGGCGTGGTGTGGACCGGGCTGCTGCTCGGCGCGCTGACCCTGACCGCTCCCCCGCTGGGGCTCGCGGTGCTGGTGGCGCTTCCGGTGCTGGTGATCGGCTGTCTCTGGTACTACCGCCGCGCGCCCAGCGCCTACCGCTCGGAGGCGGCCGGCTATGCGGCGGTGTCCGCGTCCCTCACCGAGAGCGTGGACGCCGGGCGGACCATCGAGGCCCACCGGCTGGGCGACCGGCGGATCGCCCAGTCCGAGCTGCGCATCAAGCAGTGGACGGCGTGGGAGCGCTACACGCTCTGGCTGCGCTCGGTGCTCTTCCCGGTGATCAATGTGAGCTACACGCTGATCACCGGTTCGGTGCTGATGATCGGCGGCGTGTGCGTGATGCGGGGCTGGATGTCGATCGGCGATCTGACCACCGGGGCGCTGCTGTCGCAGATGCTGGTCGAGCCGATCGGGCTGATCCTGCGCTGGTACGACGAGCTGCAGGTCGCGCAGGTGTCGCTGGCCCGGCTGGTGGGGGTGCGGGAGATCGAGGAGGGCCCCGCCGACCAGGGGGTGGTCCCCGGCGGCC
Coding sequences:
- a CDS encoding ABC transporter ATP-binding protein, whose product is MHPDTPPSWTPSAQESERPAQVRRILRLFRPYRGRLAVVGLLVAASALVSVATPFLLREILDTAIPDGRTGLLTLLALGMIAAAVVNSVFGVLQTLISTTVGQRVMHDLRTAVYDRLQRMPLAFFTRTRTGEVQSRIANDIGGMQATVTSTATSLVSNLTSVVATVVAMLALDWRLTIVSLLLLPVFVWISRRVGAERKKITSQRQKQMAAMSAMVTESLSVSGILLGRSMGRSESLTRQFAEESERLVGLEVRSNMAGRWRMSTIGIVMAAMPALIYWAAGIALQAGGPAVSIGTLVAFVSLQQGLLRPTVSLLSTGVQVQSSLALFARIFEYLDLPIDITEPADPVRLEKVRGEVRFDGVDFDYEGTAPGAPKGGPSTSSNGGSSKSAKDGSSKGTLRGIELTVPAGGSLAVVGPTGSGKTTLSYLVPRLYDVTAGRVLLDGVDVRDLDFDSLARAVGVVSQETYLFHASIAENLRFAKPDATDEEIVAAAEAAQIHDHIASLPDGYDTLVGERGYRFSGGEKQRLAIARTILRDPPVLILDEATSALDTRTEQAVQQAIDALSAGRTTITIAHRLSTVRDADQIVVLDGGRIAERGTHEELLAKDGRYAALVRRDTHLAPVVPAV
- a CDS encoding MarR family winged helix-turn-helix transcriptional regulator — protein: MPTPETSGLLAEQLLRLTRRLHRAQKRHMEPLGITPAQSRLLRTVSHSDQPPRMADLAQRLEVVPRAVTTLVDALEAHGSVRRVPDPSNRRVVRIELTDTGRATLRALREARRAAAEDILAPLSDQQRDALGDLLNTLSGTPDHRC
- a CDS encoding L,D-transpeptidase family protein, with translation MRISGTMSMRAAAAAAAALVLLTACGDGGGDDGGDKGGNQGKQALRSGAPAPDPTRIPDVGDKLQSRIPDQSRQVVAVYGKGVNSADATVVLYTKQGKAWERTRSWTAHNGKRGWTTSHHEGDKRSPVGVYTLSDAGGVLPDPGARLPYTASGSFAAPHYWPKSHWTDFNYVIAIDYNRVKGASPLDQTRPEGQSKGGSIWLHMDHGSGTSACVSLSKSGMEYLLKNLDPKLHPVVVMGDKAHLAA
- a CDS encoding ABC transporter transmembrane domain-containing protein — encoded protein: MHIRDLPYPDPGRPDVRSGPRFLFWLGRNQLGGQVKAALWGLVHMAALVSFPIAIGFGVQAVVDRSGSRLAMSGALMVGLTVLTALGDAMLHRAAVTNWITAAARVQQLLARKAVELGSALTRKVAAGEVVAVSTGDVEKIGWFVEALSRFTAAAITTVAVCVALVLYQPALGVVVAVGVPALALAVLPLLPRAARRADEQREKAGRATELASDTVAGLRVLRGIGGEELFLGRYRHASQEVRVAAVRSARMWALIAAVQVALPGLLLIGVVWYGASLARDGRIEVGELVTVYSAVTFLLFPLRHFEEIAMAYSFSRPSARRAARVLALRRSSPGSEGAATGDGGERGEAQETTGDGGERGQAQQTTAPLGGDLYDPASGMLAPSGLLTAVVCGDPDAAGRLADRLGGHPTHDGPGDGDQAGAPSALLGGVALDELPLTTARAAVLVQDKDPVLLSGALAELLDVPRSGEVSAEKALEAAQCGDVLDALAQASAAEGDDAGPMRTRITERGRSLSGGQRQRLALARSLVTDPEVLVLDEPTSAVDSHTEARIADGVRRLRAGRTTIVLTSSPLLLDRADRVVFVPDGAAAGVGTHRELLGTDPAYRAVVTRETEDEAAVRRAGRSAGPAGPGLEDIGRIEEQIEESA
- a CDS encoding ABC transporter ATP-binding protein, with the translated sequence MIGVAPPGYDPAAPESATTLPVGTPPTVRAYVGELLRRHRAAFTVLMVVNATAVIASMVGPQLLGGLVEDLSQGEEDLHIGRIVVLFTVALVVQTVFVRMVRLRGAVLGEEMLADLREDFLVRSVGLPPGVLERAGTGDLLSRITTDIDRLANAMREAVPQLAIGVVWTGLLLGALTLTAPPLGLAVLVALPVLVIGCLWYYRRAPSAYRSEAAGYAAVSASLTESVDAGRTIEAHRLGDRRIAQSELRIKQWTAWERYTLWLRSVLFPVINVSYTLITGSVLMIGGVCVMRGWMSIGDLTTGALLSQMLVEPIGLILRWYDELQVAQVSLARLVGVREIEEGPADQGVVPGGREVRADEVRFGYHEGSDVLHEVSMKVPPGTRLALVGPSGAGKSTLGRLLAGIYSPRTGRVTLGGAELARMPAERVREHVALVNQEHHVFVGSLRDNLLLARAVATDAELWAALGAVDADGWARALDEGLDTEVGSGGLALTPAQAQQIALARLVLADPHTLVLDEATSLLDPRAARHLERSLGRVLEGRTVVAIAHRLHTAHDADVIAVVESGRITELGSHDELVAADGAYAALWRSWHQ